A stretch of DNA from Francisella uliginis:
GGTCTACCTGTAGCCTTGCAATTAATGAAATCTCCCATTGCAGAACCTGCAATATCAAGATGCGCCCACTCATAATCTTCTGTGAATTTTGATAAGAATAAAGCCGCACATATTGACCCTGCTGCTCTGTCATGATTTGCATGATCTATATCTGCTACTTTACTATCTAATTTTTTAAGATATGGCTTATGTAAAGGTAATCTCCACACAAGATCATTAGATGCGTTAGCAGCCTGCTGTAAACTATTTGCTAGCTTATCACTATTTGCCATTAAACCGGAGAAAGCATCTCCAAGAGATACTATCATAGCACCTGTTAAAGTCGCCATATTTATAACAGCTTTTGGCTTGTACTTACCAACGTAAGTCAGCGTATCACATAATACTAACCTACCTTCAGCATCAGTATTACTTACTTCAACTGTTATACCCTTCATACTCTTAAGTACATCACCAGGTCTATAAGATCTAGCATCAACAGCATTTTCAGCAAGTCCCATTACACCCACCACATTAATCGGTAAGTTAAGCATGGCCAATGCTTTCATAATACCCATTACAGCTGCAGCTCCACCCATATCCATTTTCATAGTGCTCATACCGGCTGCAGGCTTAATACATATACCACCATTATCAAAGACTAGACCCTTTCCTACTAAAACTATCGGAGCTTGACCTTCTTCACCACCATTATACTCCATACAAACAGTATAATTAGACATGTCAGAGCCTCTGCCTACAGCCAAAGCACATCCCATACCTAGCTCAGCCATATCATCCTGATCTAAATAATCTAAATTAAACGTTTCATACCTAGATGTAAGTTCTCTAGCTTCATTTAACATATAGTCTGTATTACAAATATTTGCAGGTAAATTCTGTAGATCTTTAGCATAATTTTGACCACAAGCAATAACTGAGCCAATCTTAGCAGCTTCTTCAATATCTTGCTCTCCAGAATAAACTAGTTCAATATGCTCTAATGAATAATTTTCTTTTTTTGATTTTAACTGATCGAAAACATAAGTCTCTGATATAAGCGCTCTTACAGTATCTAGTGTAAGTTGCTTAGCATCACCACTTTCAAATGCGTAATCAATATTTACCGAAACTTCTTTTATATTGAGTTTCTTTAGTTGCTCTGCAGCTTTTGATATTATTTTGTCATACTCAGAAAACAAGAAATCCTGTCTTAAACCAAGTCCTAAAAGAACAACTGTTTTATCTGTATGCAACAGAGGTAAAACTTCTCCAGAAGTTGCTTTAAAGACCTTTCTATCTAACAAAGATTTAGAATTCGGACATTTTGTCTCGTCAATAAGTTTTTGTAAATTTTCTTGCGCTACTATTAATATCTCAGCAGACGTCGTTGCCTGACTATTTACTACCAGTTTCATTTACGCTCCGTTTGTAATTTTAAAATAAATTTTAGAAACATAATAACAAAAAACCATAACTAAAACATTAAAATTTAAGTGCGGCTAATTGTTAACTACTGACTTTTGCTTATAAAAAATATAAAATTAGTGTTAGTTTAATTTTTTATTATAAAATAGAGCTAAGCTTTGATTCTAGAAAAATACTACAATAGAGATATAGTTAACACATTCACATCTATAACTTTATTCATAATATCGATAGTATCTGCCAACCTTCTTATTAGGCTTTTCCATGAAGCTTACTCAAGAGGTCTAGGAATAGATTCGATAATAAAATTTGTTATTTTAACACTACCTGAAAATGTAAGTCTCATAGCTCCAATAGCAATGTTTCTAGCAATTGTCATTTGTTTTGGTAAATACTTCTCCAACAACGAGATGTTTGTAACTCTTGCAGGTGGTGTAACATGGATGGAAATAGTTAAAAATACCTTAAAGCCTGCTGTGGTACTAACTATTATAACTCTAGCAACAACAATGTATCTAACTCCTCTTTCAAAACAAACTTTAGATATATATCAATCATCCTTATCAGCTCAAGCACTCTTATCATCGGTAACTGACGATAAAATTATAAAAATCCCAGATGGAAGAGTTTTATATATAAAAGATAAATCAGGAAGTAATTTACACAATGTGTTTTTATATCAAAAAACCGCAAAAGATAATGAATACAAAGTTATTACAGCTCCTAATGCACAAATAGATTCAAATAAAAAAGCAGCTTATGTTGATTTTAAAGATGTAAATATCTATACAAGAAATCCAAAGAACTTTGAAACAAGCTATGGTAAAGCTGATAAAGCTATTTATACAATCTATGACGATACTATTAGAGATTTTGATCATAGAAGAGTTGATAGATACTATATGCATTCTTTAATAGAGAACTTTGATAATAAAGATTCGAAACTTGCAACTGCATGCAAGGGAGAGTTTTTTTCACGCATAAATAACTCTTTAGCTGTATTAGTAGCTTCTCTAATTGCTCTTGCTCTTTGTCGTTTAAGACCAAGACAAAATAAATATGCGAAGCTGCTACCAGCAGTTGTAGTATTAGCTATATACTTATGTACAAATATGTTTATTAATACTTGCATGACTAATGGCTCCATACCTGTTTGGATAGGTGCATGGTTACCTCATATAGTATTTATAATATTTGCTATTAGAGCCATTAGAAAACAAAACGGATCGTCTAGGAAAGGATAAAGAATGTTATTAAACCGTATAGATCGTTATATTTTTAAAACTGTATTTGGTAGCTTTCTAATAGTTACGATAATATTTTGTATTCTTTTCTTTATATTTACATATCTTGCTCAAGTAAGTAACAATAGCAGTGGTGCAAGTAATATTGAATTAATTATAAATACTTTTTATCAACTACCTGGGATACTTTATACCTTACTACCTGCATGTGCTATGGTTGGTGCTCTTATGGGACTTAGTCTACTTGCAAACCATTCTGAGATAATTATTCTTAGGGCATCTGGACGTTCAACGTTTCAAATAGCTAAAGGGGTTGTTTTAGTTGGTATAATCGGCTCTTTAGTCACAATGGTTTTTGGTGGATATATAGCTCCTGTACTTCAAAAAATATCAGATACCAATACTGTTGCATACAATACCCATGATTTATGGTTTAAAAACAAAGATGGTCTAATGAATATTTCTAATATTGACCCACAAGAAAGAAAAGCTCATGGTATTAGAAAATTTATTATAAAAGATAATAAGATTACACAAATACGTTATGCTCAAACAGCAAGATATACAAACGATACTGTTGCTGATGTATACGACATAAGTAAAGTTACATTTCCGACTACAGAACGACAAAAACACATTGATATAGAAAGTGGTATTAATAAAACAAACTGGTCAAATCCAATACCAATATCAGTAGCTCAAGTAATTACCATTAATGATGATGACTATTTAAACTTCACTCAATTGAGTAAGTATATGTTTTCACGAGGTCAAACTAACGACACAGCAATAGCTTTAAAATTTTGGCAAGAAATCTTCCAACCAATATCTCTAATGGTTTTAATATTATTATCAGTACCATTAAGTATCGGCTCAACAAGATCATCAACGTTAATAATTAAGTTGATACTTGGAGCTTTCTTTGGTTTTGCCTTTTTTATTATTAACCAGATTTTTGGCCCTATTGCTTTAATATTGCATATCCCGCCAATATTTGGAGCCGCAGGACCAACAGCGATAGCTTTAATATTACTAATTTACCTATTCATAAAGTCAAAAGAAACTTAATTAATATATGAACATATCAAAACAATCTCTAAATAACGATTTAAATATATACATAAAAAAAGACTCTCGAGCTCCAGTTATTCTATCACAGATATGGTACAAAGTTGGATCAACATATGAGCCTCAAAAACTTACTGGCATATCACATATGTTAGAGCATATGATGTTCAAGGGTACTGACAAATACTCAAAAGATGATTTAAATAGCATTGTAGAAAATAATGGTGGTATCCAAAATGCTTTTACAAGCTTTGACTACACTGCTTATTATCAGTTTTGGCATAAAAAAAATCTGGAGCTTAGTTTATCTATAGAATCTTCGCGTATGGCAAGTTTACTATTTGATGAGAATGAGTTTATTCCAGAAAGAAAAGTTGTATTAGAAGAACGCAATTTACGTGTTGATGATAAGGCTTTTAGCTATGCTTTTGAGCAATTTATGAAACTTGCTTATCAAAATAACTCACGCCATACACCCATTATTGGTTGGCGTGAAGATATTGAAAACTATACTCTTAGTAATCTAAA
This window harbors:
- a CDS encoding leucyl aminopeptidase — encoded protein: MKLVVNSQATTSAEILIVAQENLQKLIDETKCPNSKSLLDRKVFKATSGEVLPLLHTDKTVVLLGLGLRQDFLFSEYDKIISKAAEQLKKLNIKEVSVNIDYAFESGDAKQLTLDTVRALISETYVFDQLKSKKENYSLEHIELVYSGEQDIEEAAKIGSVIACGQNYAKDLQNLPANICNTDYMLNEARELTSRYETFNLDYLDQDDMAELGMGCALAVGRGSDMSNYTVCMEYNGGEEGQAPIVLVGKGLVFDNGGICIKPAAGMSTMKMDMGGAAAVMGIMKALAMLNLPINVVGVMGLAENAVDARSYRPGDVLKSMKGITVEVSNTDAEGRLVLCDTLTYVGKYKPKAVINMATLTGAMIVSLGDAFSGLMANSDKLANSLQQAANASNDLVWRLPLHKPYLKKLDSKVADIDHANHDRAAGSICAALFLSKFTEDYEWAHLDIAGSAMGDFINCKATGRPVPLLIHYLLSQAK
- the lptF gene encoding LPS export ABC transporter permease LptF, with the translated sequence MILEKYYNRDIVNTFTSITLFIISIVSANLLIRLFHEAYSRGLGIDSIIKFVILTLPENVSLIAPIAMFLAIVICFGKYFSNNEMFVTLAGGVTWMEIVKNTLKPAVVLTIITLATTMYLTPLSKQTLDIYQSSLSAQALLSSVTDDKIIKIPDGRVLYIKDKSGSNLHNVFLYQKTAKDNEYKVITAPNAQIDSNKKAAYVDFKDVNIYTRNPKNFETSYGKADKAIYTIYDDTIRDFDHRRVDRYYMHSLIENFDNKDSKLATACKGEFFSRINNSLAVLVASLIALALCRLRPRQNKYAKLLPAVVVLAIYLCTNMFINTCMTNGSIPVWIGAWLPHIVFIIFAIRAIRKQNGSSRKG
- the lptG gene encoding LPS export ABC transporter permease LptG, with translation MLLNRIDRYIFKTVFGSFLIVTIIFCILFFIFTYLAQVSNNSSGASNIELIINTFYQLPGILYTLLPACAMVGALMGLSLLANHSEIIILRASGRSTFQIAKGVVLVGIIGSLVTMVFGGYIAPVLQKISDTNTVAYNTHDLWFKNKDGLMNISNIDPQERKAHGIRKFIIKDNKITQIRYAQTARYTNDTVADVYDISKVTFPTTERQKHIDIESGINKTNWSNPIPISVAQVITINDDDYLNFTQLSKYMFSRGQTNDTAIALKFWQEIFQPISLMVLILLSVPLSIGSTRSSTLIIKLILGAFFGFAFFIINQIFGPIALILHIPPIFGAAGPTAIALILLIYLFIKSKET